The sequence below is a genomic window from Verrucomicrobiia bacterium.
TGTCCACTCCGACGATGATTGTTTCGCGCATTTTGCTGAAGCGGATCAAGTTGTTGGCGTTGGTATCCGCGTTCCAGCACCCGAACGGCCCCATTCCGAGAAACAGATTCTGCCCGTCGTGCATATACAACACGGGGTAGCGCTTCGCCGTATTCTCATTATAGCCGCGTGGCAGATAAACGCGGATCGTGCGACTGGCGAGGTTCGTGGAGTTCAACGTAAAAGTCTCAACCCGGTTCGTGCTCACAAACGGCGGCGGCCAATAGTTGTATACCTGTCCGTCCTGCACGAACATCGCATCCAGCGGTGTCTCGTAGTTGCGCCCGCCGATCCCGTCCGGATTGTCGTAGTGGCCCTGGTTGTCAGTGAACACAAATACCAAATTCGTCTCACCGGCGCGGTTGATGGCATCCGCGCGCCATAGTTTCTCGGTGCCGCCGCGCCCTGGTCCGACTGCCAGCATGGGTTGAACGACGAAATTCGCTGTCGCGGTGTTCGAGTACAATAGCGAAACGCTTGACCAACTTGAGTAATAAAAAACCGTCTTGCCGCTCCACGGCGCCGCAGGCCCGGCGGGCGTTGAACCCGTGCGATTCGCGCCGGGCTCGTACGTGCCGTTGCTCGGATTGCTGTAACACGTCGCGCAGTCGCCGCGTTTCACAAACTTGTACTCGTAGCTTGTGCCTTGGAGGATGCCAATGCTTACGGACCAGGTGCATACAGATCCGACACAACTATTCGGCACCAGCTTGATGGCGTTGATCATGTTTGAGTTGGACAACTGCGGGATGTTGCCCAACACGAACATGCTGCTGCCAAGCGTCGTGTTCGTAGTGATCTGAAAGGTGACCGGAATATCGGCAGGACCTGCGAACGCAAACGCGCTGCCCATCAACAATCCCAAGCCGAGAGTAATTCCCCGCAGCATCCTGACCATAAGCTTGCTGGCAGGCTAGCAAAAGCCTAGCGGAAAAGCAAACTAAGGAGTTGGAAGGCCGGCCCCAATTGGTAACCGCCGGCATCGTATAACCACCAGCGACCACCGCCCGCAATTCTGGCACGGGGGTCTGACAGATCAGCGGGAGTGATGATGTCCCAATTCTGTTTTTTGGATTCCTGCCAGGCCGTTTCGGAGCGGTGGTTCGCTTTCGCGAGTGCCAGTACCATGTTCTGCAACTCGTCGGCGTCGAGCCAAACCAACGCGCACGGATCGCAACGGTCAATCTGGATGGCGCCAATACCCATGTAGCCATACTTTTCCATTGCCTGGCGGCAATCAGGACAGGGGAACTTCGGCTCATTTTGCCAACCCTCGGTCGGACGAAATTCAGTCGTTTCCGCCGTCTCACATGGCACCGCGTGCCAACTTTTCTCCAGCACGTCAGTCAAATCGGTGTGCAGCATCAACATCCCCTTGCAGCCACGACAACAACGAAGCGACAGGGTGTCCAGTTGTTGTTCTTCGAGAGGTTTCCCGCAACGGGGACAATTCGTGCTCACGCTTTCCTTCCAAATTTCTTCTCCAGTTCGGCATACGACATCTGAATCATGGTCGGACGACCGTGCGGGCATGTGTAGGGTAATTCGCACTGGTGAAGTTGCTGCAACAGCGCGCGCAGTTCCTCGCCCCGCAACGGGTCATGGGCCTTCACCGCGTGGCGGCAGACAGTCGTGGCGATTTTGTCCTCACTCAACCGTCGCGCGTGCACCTCCTCACCCGTTTGTCGCAATTCGTCGATGATATTGCGAAATGTCTGCGCAAGGTTTGACGTGGAAAAATACGGCGGCAACGCGTCTACCAAGAAAGTCTTTTCGCCAAACTCACTCACACCGATGCCCAGTTTGTGCAGCGTTTTCTGATTGGCGTGGAGGAACGCCGCATCGCGTGCGTCCAATTCAAGCGTGAGCGGCAACAAGAGCTTCTGCGCGGGCGCGGAATCGGTTTCCAGTTCCCGCAGCATCTTCTCGAAGAGCACACGCTCGTGCGCCGCGTGTTGATCCATCAGCACCAGCCCTTCCGGCGATTCGATCAAGACGTAGAGCTGCCCGATCACACCGAGGATCCGCCACAAACCTTCCTCGGTACGGATCTGGGTCGATGGTTCGGCCGATACCTCACCCGTCAATGGCAAAGGCATCGTCGGGTGTTGGTGAGGTTGACTCGTCGAGTCGGTTGTCGTCCGCAGGACCAACGGGGGAGGATCTGTCGGTCGCACGGGTGAGACGCCCGGTGGTGCCGCGAAAACGCGATGCTCGGCTTTCGGCCAGCCCTCGTTTTGAACCGGGTGCAAGCCCGCAACTTCCGGCTCCAAAGCGGCACGGACCGCATCGATCACACACTGGCGCACGGCGAACTCATCGCGGAAACGCACCTCGCGCTTGGCAGGATGGATATTTACATCCACCACCTCGGGATCGATATCGAGGAACAGGAACGTTACCGGGAATTTTCCCCTCATCAACGCCGTGTGATACCCCTCGAGCAGCGCGTAGTTGATGCCTTTGCTCTCGACGGGCCGTTCGTTCACAAAGAGATGCTGTTGGCGGCGATCGGCGCGGCTCACGCCGGGCTTGCCGATGAATCCCGTGACCCGCACATCCCCACGTGTCAAATCGACGGCAAGCAGTTCTTCGGCGAGCCGGGCGCCATGGAGTTCGCGCAGGCGACCGAGGAGGTCTTTGGTCGGCGCGAGGTTGAAGACTTCGCGGCCATCGACGACCAACCGGAACGCCACCTGAGAATGTGCCAGCGCGCACAGCGTCACGATGTGCTCGATATGCGCCGTCTCGGTTGGTATCGAACGCAGAAACTTGCGGCGCGCGGGCAGGTTGAAGAAGAGATTGCGCACCTCCACCACCGTCCCTTCCGCAGCCCCCACGTCCGTCACGGAAAGAATCTTGCCGGCGGCGATCTCAATCTGCGTACCACTCAGGTTGCCGCGCTCGCGGCTCGTGAGCGTGAACCGGGAAACCGCCGCGATGCTCGGGATCGCCTCGCCCCGGAAGCCGAGTGACGTGATGCTGTGCAGGTCTTCCGCTTTGGAAATCTTGCTCGTCGCGTGCGGTTCCAACGCCAGTAGCGCGTCGTCGCGGCCCATGCCGTAGCCATCGTCGGCAACGTTGATGAGCGAGCGTCCGCCGTTTTTGATCGTGACCGTGACGCGCCGGGCTTCCGCGTCGAGCGAGTTCTCCACCAACTCCTTCACGACCGAGGCGGGGCGCTCGACCACTTCGCCCGCGGCGATCTGGTTGGCGACGTGTTCGGGAAGAAGACGAATGCGGTTCACAAACGCAGTATACCCCGCCGAGGGAACGTGTAAATCCGAAGTTTGGCGGCCGGCCTCAGAATTGTTTCTGCAGTGCGACACCGATCTCGTGGCCGCCGCGGTTACCGTCACGAATGGCGTTGACGCCGTAGCCGTAGCTAATCAACCAATCGATGTCCTTGATTGCCCGGAAGCTCAGGCCGGCGCCGATACCGAAGATGTTGTCCCAATCGGGCGTGGCGGGGGGCACGGGCTTCACGACGGCCCAATCTCCATAGAGATGGACGGTCACAGCATGTTCCTGCGTAAGCTGCTGGTTGACCTCGAGATTGGCGACGCCGAAGTCGGACGCGAAAAACTCGCGCACAAAATAGCCATGCACGGTCACTGTGAACGGCTCGACGCCGAGTAGATTCCCACCCACCTTGTAGGCGCTAAGTTCGTCCAGGTCCTCGCCCAACCCGCCGCCCACGCGCGCGTAGAAAGTTGTCTGCTGAACGGGAATTTTCGCGGACAGAGAACCGTAAACGCGGTCATACTGCACGTGCGCCGGTAACAGTGACCCATCCGGTCCAAACGCATCGAAGCCACTGCGATAGTTCGCGTCCGCTGCCACGTAAAGTTCGGCGCCACGCCGCGCGGTGAGTCCCGGTTCGATGCCGCCAAACCGGAACTCGGCTGTCAGCGATTGCGTGTAAAAGTCGTTCGGGATGGTGAAGTTGGCGGTGGTATCGGTCTTGCGGAAGAATGAGCCCGTAATACTATAAGTGGCGCGCAGGTTCAGCGGCAGCGGCGTGGGATTCGGTATCGTGTCATTGACAAACGTGCGCGCTGTGATTACGTCGCCATAAAACTGCTGCTTTGCCAGGCGTTCGCCATCCTGATAAGGGGTAATGCTATCAATGTATAAACCGCCACCCAAACCCGCGCCGATGGCAATATTGGTATTCGCCGGCAGGAAGTAGCTCAGTTCCGTATCCCCGAAAATGCCCGCAAAGATCACCCGTAGCGCTGTATTCGTCCACGGATAGTTATTCTCGTTGAACCAATAGTACCCGAACGCATTTGGCTGTTCTTCGCCCCGGAGGGGAAAACTCGTCTGCAGGGTCAGCGTCCGTCGAGATTCAATATCAACCTGCCCGGACGCGCCTTGCGCAAGCGCCAGGGTCAGGATAAGAAGCGCAATCTTTTTCATCACGGCTCGAATGCCTCCTCCACGGAGGTTTCGCACGATAACTTGACCCCCATAGCGCCGCAATGCTAAATTCGCGTCTCTTCAAGCAATGCATTGCGTTGAGATGGTGGCCGTAGCTCAGCCTGGTAGAGCTCCAGATTGTGGATCTGGCTGTCGCGGGTTCAAATCCCGTCGGTCACCCCATCTTCTTTTGCGCCCGTAGCTCAACTGGATAGAGCATCGGTCTTCGGAAGCGGCCTGTACGGTTTTTCCCGACCTTGCGGATTTGCTAGGAAAGTGCGGAAGCGACACGCCCGCTTGCGTGTTTCTCACTTCACCGAGTTTGCAACGAGAAGCAAGGAATAGCACGGAAATGCCATTGATTTGCCATTTTTTGCCAATTCGAATCCGGTGCGGTTAGTATGCTCAACTAATCTCGGCGCTGCGAGATTCGGCCGGCCATACCGAAGAGACCGGCGCGATTGATGACTGGCACGAAACGTAGTTCCTGTTTGTCGGGCTTGTCAGAGACCTACACGGCGGAACGGCAAGACACGAGCCGTCGTGATCCCGATGCAGATCGCGGATCTTGGTTCGCACTGCCAGTGGTGAGTATCCGACTGACGGAACACGTATTACCCACCCGGTCTTACAATCCACAACGGATCAGCGAAGAAAAGGAGCGCGCAGCCGCAGGGGGGTCGTTCATCAGGTTGTGAGCATGGCCATTTGGTTTCGTGTTCAACGATCGACTCGATCCTGCTGCGCCCTTGATCGGATTATTGGTACGTGAGCTTGATGCGGTAATACTTCTGCGGCTCGGCGGCACTGGTGTCGATGGTGGAGCTGTTCTCGCCTGTGTCGATTTCGCGCAAAGATGCAACACCTTGTGCTCCAGCCCATTAGCTCCTGTTTTTAGACTGCGGCGTCGAGAATCGTTTCGAAAAGAATCAGCCGAATTAATTGGCAATTCTTG
It includes:
- a CDS encoding alpha/beta hydrolase-fold protein → MVRMLRGITLGLGLLMGSAFAFAGPADIPVTFQITTNTTLGSSMFVLGNIPQLSNSNMINAIKLVPNSCVGSVCTWSVSIGILQGTSYEYKFVKRGDCATCYSNPSNGTYEPGANRTGSTPAGPAAPWSGKTVFYYSSWSSVSLLYSNTATANFVVQPMLAVGPGRGGTEKLWRADAINRAGETNLVFVFTDNQGHYDNPDGIGGRNYETPLDAMFVQDGQVYNYWPPPFVSTNRVETFTLNSTNLASRTIRVYLPRGYNENTAKRYPVLYMHDGQNLFLGMGPFGCWNADTNANNLIRFSKMRETIIVGVDNSSDRFCEYAPPGCTYSQCNTPRGDKYASLLVDELKPIIDANYRTLPDPDDTGVLGSSLGGLISAYLGWQRSGTFHKIGAMSSSFDICFPIPAPDSKRPIRIYLDSGNMDAQGTVGSSDDLLSTVGERDKLMQNGYAFNLDLDHTIGYGHWHNEQWWNARSPRCFTFLFPTSDEPDTVLDAATPPRITNLQLAGPSNVVTWTSYRLRRYAVQGVTSEQYSSSMTWSDLFITPVPEPLLWNYPSVGVSNTFHFLRVRESTVPNWPN
- a CDS encoding zf-TFIIB domain-containing protein, coding for MSTNCPRCGKPLEEQQLDTLSLRCCRGCKGMLMLHTDLTDVLEKSWHAVPCETAETTEFRPTEGWQNEPKFPCPDCRQAMEKYGYMGIGAIQIDRCDPCALVWLDADELQNMVLALAKANHRSETAWQESKKQNWDIITPADLSDPRARIAGGGRWWLYDAGGYQLGPAFQLLSLLFR
- the mutL gene encoding DNA mismatch repair endonuclease MutL: MNRIRLLPEHVANQIAAGEVVERPASVVKELVENSLDAEARRVTVTIKNGGRSLINVADDGYGMGRDDALLALEPHATSKISKAEDLHSITSLGFRGEAIPSIAAVSRFTLTSRERGNLSGTQIEIAAGKILSVTDVGAAEGTVVEVRNLFFNLPARRKFLRSIPTETAHIEHIVTLCALAHSQVAFRLVVDGREVFNLAPTKDLLGRLRELHGARLAEELLAVDLTRGDVRVTGFIGKPGVSRADRRQQHLFVNERPVESKGINYALLEGYHTALMRGKFPVTFLFLDIDPEVVDVNIHPAKREVRFRDEFAVRQCVIDAVRAALEPEVAGLHPVQNEGWPKAEHRVFAAPPGVSPVRPTDPPPLVLRTTTDSTSQPHQHPTMPLPLTGEVSAEPSTQIRTEEGLWRILGVIGQLYVLIESPEGLVLMDQHAAHERVLFEKMLRELETDSAPAQKLLLPLTLELDARDAAFLHANQKTLHKLGIGVSEFGEKTFLVDALPPYFSTSNLAQTFRNIIDELRQTGEEVHARRLSEDKIATTVCRHAVKAHDPLRGEELRALLQQLHQCELPYTCPHGRPTMIQMSYAELEKKFGRKA